One Ricinus communis isolate WT05 ecotype wild-type chromosome 7, ASM1957865v1, whole genome shotgun sequence genomic region harbors:
- the LOC8265606 gene encoding fasciclin-like arabinogalactan protein 21, producing MATSLSLPFVLLFAILTLSQPTSTLDTATTPSPPPPPPPSQTPHSSSPPPPISHDLHENSFFSHTALLAPILSHLGFTELSTAAPSLSSTETWSGPSTLFAPSDSSIHTCLSCSVPSLLREHIVPGLYTIDYLRKLAFGTKIETLSPGRCLTVTSTSLKNQNVNVSSIFKVFIGGVEITHPDLFNNGLIIIHGIRGYVAPLSPLSCDVERLNSLIFPVNNQQTSRHQFLPQPAAIIRLMLRDAMLRLRNNGFSILSLATRVKYGELVSLSNMTIFALDDASIFSGSHSYISSIRFHIVPNVYLSAADLERLPLGATLPTLERGQSLVVTTSSAGGTTVPMRINYVRLKVPDIIRNLKIVVHSVYLPFPRIDPAAVAFDGILGVQSDTSGSVHAAVGGSCSAVDMDENGTCVGAPVSSQFKPTVDLEEYNGL from the coding sequence ATGGCGACCTCCCTCTCTCTCCCATTCGTGCTTCTCTTTGCCATCTTAACCCTCTCTCAACCAACCTCCACTCTCGACACAGCTACCACTCcctcaccaccaccaccaccaccaccgtCTCAAACACCGCATTCGTCATCACCGCCGCCACCAATCTCTCACGATCTCCATGAAAACTCATTCTTCTCACACACAGCTCTACTCGCTCCAATCCTTTCACATCTAGGCTTCACCGAGCTTTCAACGGCCGCTCCATCGCTCTCCTCCACTGAAACCTGGTCAGGACCTTCAACACTCTTCGCTCCCTCCGATTCCTCTATCCACACATGTTTATCTTGCTCTGTTCCAAGTCTCCTACGTGAGCACATCGTTCCTGGCCTTTACACCATCGATTATCTCCGTAAACTCGCTTTCGGTACTAAAATTGAAACCCTAAGCCCTGGCCGGTGTCTCACCGTCACATCCACTTCCTTGAAAAACCAAAACGTTAACGTTTCATCTATCTTTAAAGTTTTCATCGGTGGCGTAGAGATTACTCATCCGGATCTCTTCAACAACGGTCTGATCATTATTCACGGAATCCGAGGCTACGTAGCTCCTCTCTCTCCGTTATCTTGCGACGTTGAGAGGttaaactctttaatattTCCGGTTAACAACCAGCAGACATCTCGCCACCAGTTCTTACCGCAGCCTGCTGCTATAATCCGATTGATGTTACGTGATGCTATGTTGAGGCTACGTAACAACGGCTTTAGCATTCTCTCTCTCGCTACGAGAGTGAAATACGGTGAGCTTGTGAGCTTAAGTAACATGACGATCTTTGCTCTTGATGATGCGTCGATATTTTCAGGATCTCACTCGTATATTAGCAGTATAAGGTTTCATATTGTGCCTAATGTGTACTTGAGTGCTGCTGACCTTGAAAGGCTTCCGCTGGGGGCTACTTTGCCTACTCTTGAAAGAGGACAGTCTCTTGTGGTTACGACGAGTAGTGCTGGTGGTACAACTGTGCCGATGAGGATTAACTATGTGAGACTTAAGGTGCCCGATATTATTCGAAATTTGAAGATTGTTGTGCACAGTGTTTACTTGCCTTTCCCAAGGATAGATCCTGCTGCTGTTGCTTTTGATGGAATCTTGGGAGTACAATCTGACACTAGTGGATCAGTTCATGCTGCTGTTGGAGGATCTTGCTCTGCGGTTGATATGGATGAGAATGGAACCTGCGTTGGGGCCCCTGTGTCTTCTCAGTTTAAGCCTACTGTGGATCTTGAAGAATATAATGGCCTTTAG
- the LOC8265608 gene encoding agamous-like MADS-box protein AGL104, with amino-acid sequence MGRVKLPIKRIENNTNRQVTFSKRRNGLIKKAYELAVLCDIDIALIMFSPSDRLSHFSGKRRIEDVIARYINLAEHDRGCDVQNREYLLTTLKKLKTENDMALQAANPDATRSNVEELQHEVCNLQHQVQIAEDQLRIYEPDPSNFTSMGELESCEKNLLDVMARIEDRKKYLLSSHASTYDPSTAQIYIDAQEGLPNFQNEIANWLPDNGQNPNSIGIKSESCIPLSNQSSTTMFDALSHEANVNVDGCNMGASQMNNQNCETMPSWHQAFSSFSSTELLAAFMPPNSFPLMKHEMEGPSFTSMLQQQQQAEPTPNCPQMICSGEDSNYENYEGNKLPQFNVESHLHDDC; translated from the exons atgggtCGTGTAAAACTCCcaataaaaagaatagaaaacaacacaaatAGACAGGTTACATTCTCCAAACGCAGAAATGGACTCATAAAAAAAGCTTATGAGCTTGCTGTTCTTTGTGATATTGATATTGCTCTCATCATGTTCTCTCCTTCCGATCGTCTGAGTCATTTTTCTGGCAAGAGGAG GATTGAAGATGTGATCGCTCGATACATAAATTTGGCCGAACATGATCGAGgatg TGATGTTCAGAATCGAGAG TATTTGCTCACCACCCTGAAGAAACTCAAGACAGAAAATGACATGGCCCTTCAAGCTGCCAA TCCTGATGCTACAAGATCAAACGTAGAG GAACTCCAACACGAAGTCTGTAATTTGCAACATCAGGTTCAGATAGCTGAGGATCAATTGAG gatATATGAGCCTGACCCTTCAAATTTCACATCAATGGGAGAACTTGAGTCTTGTGAGAAGAACCTTTTGGATGTAATGGCACGTATAGAAGATAGAAAG AAATATCTTTTGAGTAGTCATGCATCTACTTATGATCCATCAACAGCACAg ATATATATAGATGCACAGGAAGGGCTGCcaaattttcaaaatgagaTTGCCAATTGGTTGCCAGATAATGGGCAAAACCCCAATTCCATAGGCATAAAATCTGAATCTTGCATTCCTCTAAG TAATCAGTCCTCAACAACAATGTTTGATGCACTGTCTCATGAGGCAAATGTAAATGTGGATGGCTGCAACATGGGAGCAAGCCAAATGAACAACCAAAATTGTGAAACTATGCCATCTTGGCATCAAGCCTTCTCTTCATTCTCATCCACTGAGCTCCTTGCTGCCTTCATGCCTCCCAATTCATTCCCTCTAATGAAG CATGAAATGGAAGGTCCAAGCTTTACATCAATgttgcagcagcagcagcaggcAGAGCCAACCCCAAATTGCCCACAAATGATATGCAGCGGTGAAGATTCAAATTACGAGAATTATGAAGGCAACAAGCTACCTCAATTTAATGTTGAATCACATTTACACGATGACTGTTAA
- the LOC8265610 gene encoding photosynthetic NDH subunit of lumenal location 4, chloroplastic isoform X3, which translates to MAFSALAITSPKTLFTIHRPVFPSKPTSSLSPFSCFSCLSTHKDANISSNSVSTIKKRIFDVGIGILAASILSFAPMDANATRIEYYATVGDPLCDFTFVRSGLGYCDLSVGTGEEAPYAELINVHYTARFADGIVFDSSYKRGRPLTMRIGVGKVLRGLDQGIFGGEGVPPMQVENVSFRFLHI; encoded by the exons ATGGCATTCTCTGCTTTAGCAATTACATCACCTAAAACTCTCTTCACAATTCATAGACCTGTTTTCCCTTCTAAGCCCACTTCTTCTTTATCACcgttttcttgtttttcttgtttatcAACTCATAAAGATGCAAACATCTCTTCCAATTCAGTTTCCACAATAAAGAAACGTATATTCGATGTGGGTATTGGGATTTTAGCAGCTTCAATTCTTTCTTTCGCACCAATGGATGCTAATGCTACTAGAATTGAGTACTATGCTACTGTTGGAGATCCTTTATGTGATTTCACTTTCGTTCGTTCTGGTCTTGGTTATTGTGATCTTTCCGTTGGGACTGGTGAGGAGGCTCCATATGCCGAGCTTATTAAT GTTCATTATACTGCAAGATTTGCTGATGGGATAGTCTTTGACAGCAGCTATAAGCGTGGCAGACCTCTCACCATGCGCATTGGTGTCGGCAAG GTCCTTAGGGGGTTGGATcaaggaatttttggtggtgAAGGTGTACCACCAATGCAA GTGGAAAACGTAAGCTTCAGATTCCTCCACATTTAG
- the LOC8265610 gene encoding photosynthetic NDH subunit of lumenal location 4, chloroplastic isoform X1 has product MAFSALAITSPKTLFTIHRPVFPSKPTSSLSPFSCFSCLSTHKDANISSNSVSTIKKRIFDVGIGILAASILSFAPMDANATRIEYYATVGDPLCDFTFVRSGLGYCDLSVGTGEEAPYAELINVHYTARFADGIVFDSSYKRGRPLTMRIGVGKVLRGLDQGIFGGEGVPPMQVGGKRKLQIPPHLAYGPEPAGCFSGDCNIPGNATLVYDINFLGIYSGNRK; this is encoded by the exons ATGGCATTCTCTGCTTTAGCAATTACATCACCTAAAACTCTCTTCACAATTCATAGACCTGTTTTCCCTTCTAAGCCCACTTCTTCTTTATCACcgttttcttgtttttcttgtttatcAACTCATAAAGATGCAAACATCTCTTCCAATTCAGTTTCCACAATAAAGAAACGTATATTCGATGTGGGTATTGGGATTTTAGCAGCTTCAATTCTTTCTTTCGCACCAATGGATGCTAATGCTACTAGAATTGAGTACTATGCTACTGTTGGAGATCCTTTATGTGATTTCACTTTCGTTCGTTCTGGTCTTGGTTATTGTGATCTTTCCGTTGGGACTGGTGAGGAGGCTCCATATGCCGAGCTTATTAAT GTTCATTATACTGCAAGATTTGCTGATGGGATAGTCTTTGACAGCAGCTATAAGCGTGGCAGACCTCTCACCATGCGCATTGGTGTCGGCAAG GTCCTTAGGGGGTTGGATcaaggaatttttggtggtgAAGGTGTACCACCAATGCAAGTAG GTGGAAAACGTAAGCTTCAGATTCCTCCACATTTAGCATATGGACCGGAACCTGCAGGATGCTTTTCAG GTGATTGCAATATCCCTGGCAATGCAACTCTTGTATATGATATCAATTTTCTGGGCATCTACTCAGGAAACAGGAAGTGA
- the LOC8265610 gene encoding photosynthetic NDH subunit of lumenal location 4, chloroplastic isoform X2 — protein MAFSALAITSPKTLFTIHRPVFPSKPTSSLSPFSCFSCLSTHKDANISSNSVSTIKKRIFDVGIGILAASILSFAPMDANATRIEYYATVGDPLCDFTFVRSGLGYCDLSVGTGEEAPYAELINVHYTARFADGIVFDSSYKRGRPLTMRIGVGKVLRGLDQGIFGGEGVPPMQAWSRCQNFFFRWKT, from the exons ATGGCATTCTCTGCTTTAGCAATTACATCACCTAAAACTCTCTTCACAATTCATAGACCTGTTTTCCCTTCTAAGCCCACTTCTTCTTTATCACcgttttcttgtttttcttgtttatcAACTCATAAAGATGCAAACATCTCTTCCAATTCAGTTTCCACAATAAAGAAACGTATATTCGATGTGGGTATTGGGATTTTAGCAGCTTCAATTCTTTCTTTCGCACCAATGGATGCTAATGCTACTAGAATTGAGTACTATGCTACTGTTGGAGATCCTTTATGTGATTTCACTTTCGTTCGTTCTGGTCTTGGTTATTGTGATCTTTCCGTTGGGACTGGTGAGGAGGCTCCATATGCCGAGCTTATTAAT GTTCATTATACTGCAAGATTTGCTGATGGGATAGTCTTTGACAGCAGCTATAAGCGTGGCAGACCTCTCACCATGCGCATTGGTGTCGGCAAG GTCCTTAGGGGGTTGGATcaaggaatttttggtggtgAAGGTGTACCACCAATGCAA GCATGGTCACGCTGccaaaatttcttcttcagGTGGAAAACGTAA
- the LOC8265611 gene encoding heavy metal-associated isoprenylated plant protein 23, with product MGVGGTLEYLSDLMGSSGHKYKKKKKQLQTVELKIRMDCDGCELKVKNALSSMSGVKKVEINRKQQKVTVTGYVDPNKVLKKAKSTGKKAEIWPYVPYNLVAQPYIAQAYDKKAPPGYVRNVENTATSGTVTRYEDPYSSMFSDDNPNACSIM from the exons atgggaGTTGGAGGTACTTTGGAGTATTTATCTGATTTGATGGGAAGTAGTGGCCATAaatacaagaagaagaagaagcagttACAGACTGTAGAGCTCAAGATCAGGATGGACTGTGATGGCTGTGAGCTTAAGGTCAAGAATGCCCTGTCTTCAATGAGTG GAGTTAAAAAGGTGGAGATAAATAGGAAGCAGCAGAAGGTGACTGTAACAGGGTATGTTGATCCAAACAAGGTATTGAAGAAGGCAAAGTCAACAGGAAAAAAGGCTGAAATTTGGCCATATGTTCCTTATAATTTAGTGGCACAGCCATACATAGCTCAGGCTTATGACAAGAAGGCACCTCCTGGTTATGTCCGGAATGTTGAAAACACTGCCACAAGTGGCACAGTTACCAGATATGAAGATCCTTATAGTTCCATGTTCAGCGATGACAATCCAAATGCCTGCTCTATCATGTAA